The sequence TAGTAGTTCTGGTTCTGCCATAAAGAAGCATGTTTTTACAGGTTGCAAAAGAGGCTGAAGAAGTTGGCTACCAGACAGAGGAGAAAGTTGGAATCGTTGAAGAGGAACAAAACTGGAAAATGGTAGATGTCTGTGCAAATCTTCTAGAGCGTTGGCACCAGTTGCCCAAAGGTTTCATCCTATGATATTGACTTGTACTGTATGTacgttttaaaatttctattcaGTTCTAATTTTACAACTTGCTTTATTCTTGTAGACTATAAGAGTGGAAGTTTTGAAACATTTTTCCTCAGAGTTCTAAAAAACCGAacaaattattctttttaacaCCAAACTATGGTGAAACTCTGTATGCCTCTCAACGTgtcatctttttattattacttttagtAAAACAATGTGTCTTTTTCTGAAAAGGAAGAACAAAGTGGAAAAGAGACACTTCAAAAACGCTACTTGCTCTACATGCGAACTAGGCAAAATTAGTattcaaatatttatacatattatgtTGGTCAACTGAACTGGTGTTGTATCCAATGTGTGTGATTTACCGAAACCAGCTTCTGATTTTGATCCACTAACAAACATAGAAAACAACATTGTAACCCTTTCATTAATTTCTTGTGGTTACACAAATATAGACAAGTAGTATGCTAAACATAAAACTGTACTAGGGAGGCTAAAGGCATTGCTGATTGGATAGCAAAGAAGTCCTGCAGAGGTCTTCCTTGTGCTAATTAGTCTTGGGAAGTTCCTCCCGATTTATCCATTTTGTTATATGGTGATTCACTCTGATTTTCAATAAAAACCTTCTTCtagaccccaaaaaaagaaccaaaaagaaaaaaaaaaaaaaaattcaaggaaaACACAGTAGCTGGTCTCGTGTTATGGAATTAAACTAATTTAGCTCTAGGAATCCCTTATGATATTCCTAAGAGCTTTTCTAGATTTTTCATAGATATGATATGATTAAATTCTAGCAATGGGTGCGGAGTTGGTATCTGAGTGTATTGACTATTTATTTAGGTATGAACTTCTAAAATTTCCTGGTAATTAAGTCTTGCTGTACACTGGAACTTTCAAAAGTATgacaaaaaaaggagagaagGTATATATTAAGTTGAAAAAtgttagataaaaaatttatgttgtGTTAGAACCAATAAACAATTAGCAAAATACTAGGATTTAATTTCCTTCATTGGCAATTTTTTACACAATTATTTTGAACTCCTAAGAATATTCCACAATAATGAAGCCAACATAAAAGAGTCATCGACTTTTGTCCATACCGCCTTAGAATACACGATGCAGTAATTTAATATTGTTAACATGCAAGTTGGGCTATATGCTGCTTCAGATTGGAAGTTCCTGGAGCTTTCTTGGCATTGACTTTTCTGTATCTAACAATCTTAATCAAAAAAGCTCATATGTTAAGCCATTTGGTTGATAAATAGCAAGCTTAATCCATTATTCCTCAACTTAATTTCTCCATTCGAATTCATTTGCTACTGTGACAATGGCTGAAGCTTTACTTACTGTCATGTTAGAGAATCTGAACTCTTTGATCCAGAAAGAGTTTGGATTGCTTTGGGGTGTCAACAAAGAGATGGAGAGGCTGTCTAGCATCCTCTCAACCATCCATGATGTTCTAGAAGTTGCAGAGGAGAAGCAGTTAAGAAACAGAGCGATCAAGAATTGGCTGCAAAAGCTTAAAGATGTTGCTGGTGAGTTGGATGACATTCTGGATGAGTGTTCAATGGAGGCATCACTATTGAAGCACAAAACGCAGAGGTTCCAAAAGGTAAAAGCTTTTTTCTTATCATgtttaaacccaaaaaaatatttggttttgttttcaAGTTGCAAAAAAGATGAAAGATGTTTCAGAGAGATTGGATGATATTGCAAAAGAACGTGAGAAATTTCACTTGCGTGTGGTTGTTGAGGATCAGAGACATGTCCAAGTAAGAAACAAACGTGAAACTGGCTCTGTTGTTGATGAGCAACGTGTGTATGGGAGAGAAGAAGATAAAGAAAGGATTGTGGAGTTCTTGTTAGAGTCCAATTCAAGCAATTCTAAAGATAGTCTCTCTACCAATCATATTGTAGGTATGGGAGGCATCGGAAAGACTACCTCGCTGAACTTGTATACAATGATCCAAGGGTTATTAagcattttgatatgaaaataTGGGTATGTGTCTCTGAGGACTTTGACGTGTGGAGATTGATAAAAGCTATGATAGAATCTGCCTCTGGAAATGCTTGTGAAGCTTTGGACATGGATCCTCTGCAGAAACGCCTCCAAAACATGTTGGAAAGGAAGAAGTTTTTACTCGTTTTGGATGATGTGTGGAATGAAGATAAAGATAAATGGGAGGGGTTGAGAAATGTCTTGTGGATTAAATGATTCTTCAATTGTAGTTACCACTCGTCAAAAAAAGGTTGCATCAATTATGAGAGCAACACAAATGCATCATTTATCTAACTTATCTGAAGATGAATGTTGGTTATTGTTCAGCCAACGTGCATTTGGCAATGAAAGTGAGAAACGACCAAGTCTTGTGAAAATTGGAAAGGAGATTGTGAAGAAGTGCAAGGGAAATCCGCTGGCAGCAAAGAGTTTAGGAAGCTTAATGTACTCCAAAAGTGAGGAAAAGCAGTGGCTTTTGGTTATGGAAGGTGAACTTCGGAATTTACCACAAGATGAAACTTCCATCCTGCCAGCTTTGAGATTGAGCTACTTTCAACTAACTGCTCAAGTACGAAGATGTTTTGTGTTTTGTGCCATTTTCTCCAAGGATTTTCAAATTGAGAAGGAAACATTAGTTCATCTTTGGATGGCTAATGATCTTATATCTCCCAGAGGAAACATAGAGGTGGAAGAGATGGGCAATGAAATTTGTAATGAATTATATTTGCGATCATTCTTTCAAGATGCTGACAGGGATGGACTTGGCAACATTAAAAGTTTAAAGATGCATGATCTAGTACATGATCTGGCTTAATGTATTATGAAGGATGAATGCACAGTTGCCAAGTCCGATTTCCCAGATatcttttttacattttacaaTGGAAAATCCTTGCGCACTTTACTGTTAATGCAGATGTCTAGCTCTATGGCTCAAGCTAAGTTGCCTCATTGCTTATATTTTCCTATTTTATGTGCTTTTGATATAAAAGATGCTTTCATCTTGAAGTTGAAGTCCTTATCTTCATTAATCTGTAATTCCAAACATCTATGATATTTGTATCTTTCAAGAACTAACATTAGAATCCTTCCTGAGTCAATCTGTTTGTTGGTAAACTTACAGACTTTGGATGTAAGTGAGTGTTATAATCTTGAGAAGCTTCCAAAGCATATGAGTCGCATGAGGAGTCTTCATCATCTTTATATTGAAggttgttgtttgttaaatcaCATGCCTCCTAACATTGGGAAACTAAGTTGCTTAGGAAGTTTAAGTAGGTTTATTGTGGATAGGAGAAGAGGATGTGATATAGATGAATTGGAAAGCTTATTAAATCTTGGTGGTAGTCTGAGAATTGAACACCTTGAGAAAGTGAAGAGTCCAATGGAAGCCAAAAAAGCCAATCTAGTGGGAAGGATGAATCTCGAAAGGTTGCATCTGCATTGGTATTACAACCTAAATGAAGTAGGAGACCAAAAGCTAAATGAGCAGGTACTCAATGCTCTTGAAGCTCCTCCAACTTTAAAACTTttgcaaatttcaaattttagacATGGACGTTTGCCTAATTGGTTCAATGCAAACTTTGAAAATTTAGTCAGCATATGTTTCAATGGCTGCAAAAACAGTTTGGAACTTCCTGCAGCCATGGGGAAACTACCATCTCTTACATCTCTTTATTTACGTGGTATGGATTGTTTGTTGTACGTGGATAATGAATCCTATAACGGACAGCTATCTGGCGGTCTCTTCCGCTTAGAAAATCTTCAGATTCATAATTTGCCGAACTTAGAAAGGTTGTCCAGGGCTGAAAGAAGCGACGTATTCCCATGCCTGTCTTATTTGCGCATTGATGGATGCCCCAAACTGACCTCCTTACATTGTCGATAGTCAATCCAGGAGTTAAATATATTGGAATGCAATGAGACAGTGTTAGAATCAGTTGCAAATCTCCATACTCATCACTTTACATATCTGATAATGATGATTTGGCTTCCTTTCCTAGTGGGGTCCTGCATCATCTCACCGGTCTCAAAGCACTTAAGATTGTAAGATTCAGGAAGCTTCAACATTTGCAATCTGACATGCTTATTGGCCTAACCGCTTTGAAAGAATTATCTATCCGTTATTGCGATATGCTTGAGTGCTTTCCTATGGGAATATTTCAAGGTTTAAATAGCCTTAGAAGGATGCGCATTGAAAATTGTAACAAATTGAAAAGTTTGTCAGATAGTTTTGGAGACCTTACTGCCCTTGAAACATTGGATGTCAGTGGCTCTTCGGGGCTGGAGACTTTCCCAAATGGTCTTAACAATCTCTCTTCCCTCCAACGTCTGACTCTATCAAAGTTGGCAGCTTTGCCTGACTTTGGAATATCTACCCACAAGTATCCAACTCCTCACCAACTTACAAAGCTTGCATATTGGAGATTGCCCTGAATTAGTTGAACGATGTAAAATGGAAATGGGAGAAGACTGGCTCAAGATAGCCCACGTTCCATGCCTCAGTGTGTGGCCTGCTAGCTAGCGACCAACCCAAATAAGAATATGCTGCAAATTGCTTGTTCTAAGTACAGGTATTTGAATATAAGTCCCTCCATGGTTAACAGCCTATAAAAGAATAAGTTTAGGTGTTTAAATAGAAGTTTGTGTggttttcttttacattttatgcttttttctcAAGTGGAATATTGTTTATATTGTATGCAGTggaatattgtttatatatatatatatatatatgtttcttacAAGTTATTAATTTACACTTCCTAATTCTTCCTACGGCTACAttcttccctctctctctctcgttgcTTTCTCATTGCCTCCTACAAACCAAACTCCCTACCCTCCATAATCtcgttctctctctctttctctctagaATTCTGAGTGCAATACGTGTTTTTCCCCTTTGTAATAGCAACAGTTACTTTTCCTCTCGTGGTCTCTGATTGGCTTGGCTTGGCTTCtgaatattcttcttctttttctttttcattcagTTTCAGTTTCAATGGAGACTTTGCCTGCCTTAAACCAAAAAGATCGAAGAACGGCTCAGTTTCTGATTTCTCAGCTTCGATCAGATTATTcaatttgtccttttttttta comes from Ziziphus jujuba cultivar Dongzao chromosome 6, ASM3175591v1 and encodes:
- the LOC125418924 gene encoding putative disease resistance protein RGA3; translated protein: MSCGLNDSSIVVTTRQKKVASIMRATQMHHLSNLSEDECWLLFSQRAFGNESEKRPSLVKIGKEIVKKCKGNPLAAKSLGSLMYSKSEEKQWLLVMEGELRNLPQDETSILPALRLSYFQLTAQVRRCFVFCAIFSKDFQIEKETLVHLWMANDLISPRGNIEVEEMGNEICNELYLRSFFQDADRDGLGNIKSLKMHDLVHDLA